The following proteins come from a genomic window of Proteiniphilum propionicum:
- the proS gene encoding proline--tRNA ligase — MAKELKELTPQSIDYSQWYLDLVIKAELAENSAVRGCMVIKPYGFAIWEKIQRQLDDMFKETGHVNAYFPLFIPKSFLSREADHVEGFAKECAVVTHYRLKNDPEGNGVVVDPEAKLEEELVVRPTSETIIWSTYKNWIQSYRDLPILINQWANVVRWEMRTRLFLRTTEFLWQEGHTAHATKDEAIEEAERMINIYAEFAEKYMAMPVVKGFKSESERFAGAVDTYTIEALMQDGKALQSGTSHFLGQNFAKAFDVQFTDKNGNRDYVWATSWGVSTRLMGALIMSHSDDNGLVLPPKLAPYQVVIVPIYKNAGQLEQIDRKVAGIVERLKALGISVKYDNNDNKKPGWKFSEYELKGVPVRLAIGARDLENNTIEVARRDTLTKETLPCDNIENHIKALLEEIQDNIYKKALDFRTAQTREVNSYDEFKEEIEKGGFLLCHWDGTPETEELIKDETKATIRCIPLEGDKTPGKCIVSGKPSAQRVIFARAY; from the coding sequence ATGGCTAAAGAATTGAAGGAGCTCACGCCCCAAAGCATAGATTATTCGCAGTGGTATCTCGATTTGGTAATCAAGGCCGAACTGGCAGAAAACTCAGCCGTAAGAGGCTGTATGGTAATAAAACCTTACGGCTTTGCCATCTGGGAGAAGATTCAGCGCCAGCTGGACGACATGTTTAAGGAGACCGGGCATGTGAATGCCTATTTCCCATTGTTTATACCAAAATCATTTCTTAGCCGTGAAGCTGATCATGTGGAAGGTTTCGCAAAAGAGTGCGCCGTTGTGACCCACTACAGGTTGAAAAACGACCCTGAAGGCAATGGTGTTGTGGTAGATCCTGAAGCGAAACTCGAAGAAGAGCTGGTGGTACGCCCCACCTCTGAAACCATCATATGGAGCACATATAAAAACTGGATACAATCCTACCGGGATCTTCCTATTCTCATCAATCAGTGGGCCAACGTGGTTCGCTGGGAGATGCGTACACGCCTCTTTCTCCGCACAACGGAATTCCTGTGGCAGGAAGGCCATACGGCACATGCTACAAAAGATGAGGCAATTGAAGAGGCGGAAAGGATGATTAATATTTACGCCGAATTTGCAGAGAAGTATATGGCCATGCCAGTAGTAAAAGGCTTTAAGTCGGAATCTGAACGATTCGCAGGCGCAGTTGACACATACACTATAGAAGCATTAATGCAGGATGGGAAGGCACTGCAGTCAGGTACCTCCCATTTCCTGGGACAGAACTTTGCCAAAGCTTTCGATGTGCAGTTCACCGATAAGAACGGGAACCGCGATTACGTTTGGGCAACCTCATGGGGTGTCTCTACCCGGCTGATGGGAGCGCTAATCATGTCGCACTCAGACGACAACGGGCTTGTACTCCCCCCAAAGCTTGCACCTTATCAGGTGGTGATTGTGCCTATTTACAAGAATGCAGGACAGTTGGAGCAGATTGACAGGAAAGTTGCTGGTATTGTTGAACGTTTAAAAGCTCTGGGTATAAGCGTTAAATACGACAATAACGATAACAAAAAACCGGGCTGGAAATTCTCTGAATATGAGCTCAAGGGTGTACCTGTACGTCTTGCCATTGGTGCACGTGACTTAGAAAACAATACCATTGAGGTTGCACGTCGCGACACTCTAACAAAAGAGACACTGCCATGCGATAATATTGAGAACCATATTAAAGCGCTTTTAGAAGAGATACAAGATAATATATACAAGAAAGCGCTCGATTTCCGCACTGCACAAACAAGAGAGGTGAACTCTTACGACGAGTTCAAAGAGGAGATTGAAAAAGGTGGATTCCTGCTTTGCCACTGGGACGGGACACCCGAAACCGAAGAGCTTATAAAGGATGAGACCAAGGCAACTATTCGCTGCATACCGCTTGAGGGTGACAAAACACCCGGTAAATGCATTGTCAGCGGCAAACCTTCGGCACAGAGAGTTATATTCGCACGTGCTTATTAA
- a CDS encoding beta-mannosidase, which translates to MTRKILFLLSIWIPALLVAQNREVLSLNEGWQFSQMNKGQWYDAKVPGSVQHDLVRHNILPDPYYGINETKIQWVEDENWDFKKSFTVSAEQMKYDDAVIFFEGLDTHADIFLNGSHILRSQNMFTGHKVPVKNMLKEGKNMLYIRFYSPVQTMMPARATYGYDYPAGNDHREEKLSVYNRKAPYHFGWDWGIRIVQMGIWKPVSLLFYNDMQIEDYYVKQSVITKEKAEIEHQIQINSLTGGEATLVYGYTFEGKQLSLGRKDICLTKGENLINVPTIINNPKLWMPVNWGEQHLYDFFVKINIGDRCVAEKEVRTGLRSVRLVQEPDEHGRSFYFEVNGIPFFAKGSNYIPGEIFTTNQDKDYYNKIFDHITGANMNFVRVWGGGIYENEEFYRQADERGILVWQDFIFGCVPYPSDNAFLANVKEEAIYNIKRLRNHPSLAFWCGNNEVEEGLRHWGWQKEYPAEIMDSWFRGYDKTFRELLPVLVDEYDGTRSYIHGSPYDSNWGNPEKFSASDVHDWGLWYGNLPFEAMADRLPRFASEFGFQSFPEMKTIRSFAPEDQWELESEVMKVHQKASTGNSLIKKYMDMYYQEPKNFEDFVYVGLVMQGNGMEESVEAMRRGRPYCMGALYWQINDDWPVVSWSSIDYYDNWKAQHYRMRDVFAPLALGVKFIDNKLNYYTMSDYLYDNNNLRLTVQVIDFSRGKQKEITERVTAKANSSNIVKTFNVSDLVTEAEKSHTVIHAFLTDNNGNKISTKDYFFYWPNMLELPETKVNSKVQYSDGEYRVTLSSKGLAKDVFVEIPVQGARYSDNFIDLLPGEKKTIIITSPNLKAANRTPITVTHIRETY; encoded by the coding sequence ATGACACGAAAAATATTGTTTCTACTATCCATTTGGATACCAGCATTATTAGTTGCACAAAATAGGGAGGTTCTATCACTGAACGAAGGATGGCAGTTCTCACAGATGAACAAGGGCCAATGGTACGATGCAAAGGTTCCCGGTTCGGTACAGCATGACCTGGTGCGACACAACATCTTGCCAGATCCATATTACGGAATCAACGAAACCAAAATTCAGTGGGTAGAGGATGAAAACTGGGATTTCAAAAAATCTTTTACCGTTTCAGCAGAACAGATGAAATATGATGATGCGGTTATCTTCTTTGAAGGGCTGGATACCCATGCCGATATTTTTTTAAACGGCTCACATATTCTGCGTTCGCAGAATATGTTCACAGGTCACAAAGTGCCTGTAAAAAACATGCTCAAGGAGGGAAAAAACATGCTTTATATACGTTTCTATTCTCCTGTACAAACAATGATGCCCGCACGTGCAACGTATGGCTATGATTACCCTGCGGGCAACGATCACCGGGAAGAGAAGCTGAGCGTATATAATCGCAAGGCACCCTACCACTTTGGGTGGGACTGGGGTATCCGTATTGTTCAGATGGGTATATGGAAGCCTGTTTCTCTTCTTTTCTATAACGATATGCAGATTGAGGACTACTATGTGAAGCAGTCCGTAATCACCAAGGAGAAAGCCGAGATCGAGCATCAGATCCAGATAAATTCTCTAACCGGGGGAGAAGCAACCCTTGTTTACGGCTATACGTTTGAGGGTAAGCAGCTCTCCTTGGGTCGCAAGGATATATGCCTTACAAAAGGGGAAAACCTCATTAATGTTCCTACAATCATAAACAACCCCAAGCTCTGGATGCCGGTCAATTGGGGTGAACAGCACCTTTATGATTTTTTTGTAAAGATCAATATTGGAGACCGGTGTGTTGCCGAAAAAGAGGTTAGGACAGGCCTCCGATCTGTCCGCTTGGTACAGGAACCTGATGAACACGGAAGATCGTTTTATTTCGAAGTAAACGGAATCCCTTTCTTCGCCAAAGGTTCAAATTACATACCCGGTGAAATTTTTACTACTAATCAGGACAAAGACTACTATAACAAGATCTTCGATCATATCACCGGAGCCAATATGAACTTTGTCCGCGTCTGGGGGGGTGGTATCTATGAGAATGAAGAGTTCTACCGGCAGGCCGATGAGAGAGGTATCCTGGTGTGGCAAGATTTTATTTTCGGATGTGTACCCTACCCTTCCGACAATGCTTTCCTGGCAAACGTGAAAGAAGAAGCCATTTATAACATCAAACGGCTCCGCAATCACCCCTCACTGGCTTTCTGGTGCGGCAACAACGAAGTGGAAGAAGGGTTGCGGCACTGGGGCTGGCAGAAGGAGTACCCTGCTGAAATAATGGACTCCTGGTTCAGGGGATACGACAAAACCTTCCGGGAACTGCTTCCCGTGCTGGTGGACGAGTATGATGGCACACGCAGCTACATACACGGGTCGCCCTACGACTCAAACTGGGGAAACCCTGAGAAGTTTTCCGCAAGTGACGTGCACGACTGGGGCTTATGGTACGGAAACCTTCCATTCGAGGCTATGGCCGACAGGTTACCGCGCTTTGCCAGTGAATTCGGTTTTCAGTCGTTCCCCGAGATGAAAACTATTCGCTCCTTTGCTCCGGAAGATCAGTGGGAGCTTGAGAGTGAGGTAATGAAAGTACACCAGAAAGCTTCTACAGGCAACTCACTGATAAAAAAATACATGGATATGTATTACCAAGAGCCGAAGAATTTTGAGGATTTTGTCTATGTGGGCCTGGTGATGCAGGGCAACGGCATGGAGGAGTCGGTGGAAGCGATGCGGCGCGGCAGGCCTTACTGCATGGGTGCCCTCTACTGGCAGATTAACGATGACTGGCCCGTAGTCTCCTGGTCGAGTATCGATTACTACGACAATTGGAAAGCTCAACACTACCGGATGAGGGATGTATTCGCTCCTCTCGCCCTGGGTGTTAAATTCATTGATAACAAGTTGAATTACTATACTATGTCAGATTATCTGTATGACAATAACAATCTGCGCCTTACTGTTCAGGTTATCGATTTCTCCAGAGGAAAACAAAAGGAGATCACAGAAAGAGTGACTGCCAAAGCCAACTCTAGCAACATCGTAAAAACTTTCAACGTATCTGACCTGGTTACGGAGGCAGAAAAATCGCATACTGTTATCCACGCTTTTCTTACCGATAACAATGGAAACAAAATCTCAACAAAAGATTATTTTTTCTATTGGCCAAATATGTTGGAACTACCGGAAACAAAGGTGAACAGCAAGGTGCAATATAGCGATGGTGAATACAGGGTTACCCTTTCGAGCAAAGGGCTGGCGAAAGATGTTTTTGTGGAGATCCCCGTGCAGGGAGCCCGCTACAGCGACAACTTCATTGATCTGCTGCCAGGAGAGAAGAAAACAATTATCATCACCTCTCCCAATCTGAAAGCCGCCAATAGGACACCCATCACTGTAACACATATCAGAGAGACTTATTAA
- the menA gene encoding 1,4-dihydroxy-2-naphthoate octaprenyltransferase has product MATAKVWISAFRLRTLFLAMATVILGSGLAWHEGNFSLRTFIIASILAVTIQILANLANDLGDFQKGADVTGKRQGPTRAIQSGKISPLEMKRAIFIFSVISVVTGLSLVISVLDYIDRQAALILIGLGGASILAALFYTMGKFAYGYRGWGDLFAFIFFGPVPVAGTFFLHTHSFSILPLLPATGMGLISTMILNINNMRDIENDKFSGKITLAVKLGLNGAKAYHSGLTLFTLFCFLGYNLMYEILPWYRYLYLFVFILLFKILKDILRKNGQTLDPYLKYTSLSGFLLAIMFSLCINI; this is encoded by the coding sequence ATGGCAACAGCAAAAGTTTGGATATCGGCATTCAGGCTGCGTACGCTTTTTCTCGCAATGGCTACAGTTATCCTGGGGAGCGGTCTGGCATGGCACGAAGGTAATTTCAGTTTACGTACATTTATCATCGCATCGATACTAGCTGTAACTATACAAATCCTGGCGAATCTGGCAAACGATCTTGGCGATTTTCAGAAAGGCGCCGATGTTACCGGAAAGCGACAGGGGCCAACCAGGGCAATACAGAGCGGGAAAATATCTCCCCTGGAAATGAAAAGAGCAATCTTCATATTTTCTGTCATATCTGTTGTTACCGGACTTTCCCTTGTGATAAGTGTGCTCGACTATATCGACCGGCAGGCTGCACTTATACTTATTGGCCTGGGTGGAGCCAGCATTCTGGCAGCTCTTTTTTACACGATGGGTAAATTTGCTTATGGTTACAGAGGCTGGGGCGATCTTTTCGCCTTCATCTTCTTCGGCCCCGTACCTGTTGCAGGTACCTTTTTCCTTCATACCCACTCATTTAGTATTCTGCCGTTACTACCTGCAACAGGCATGGGACTTATAAGCACTATGATTCTGAATATAAACAATATGAGGGATATAGAAAACGATAAATTTTCCGGAAAAATCACCTTGGCCGTGAAATTGGGACTTAACGGTGCTAAAGCCTATCATTCCGGTTTAACTCTCTTCACACTTTTCTGCTTTCTCGGCTATAACCTTATGTATGAAATATTACCCTGGTATCGTTACTTATATCTGTTTGTTTTCATTCTCCTGTTTAAAATACTAAAAGATATACTTCGAAAAAACGGCCAAACACTCGACCCCTACCTCAAGTACACATCGCTGTCGGGTTTTTTGCTCGCGATAATGTTCTCATTGTGCATAAATATCTGA
- a CDS encoding MFS transporter, protein MNKIQVLKKREGLSILLVVAVTSFMGTFLVSSVNIALPTIERDFSLNAIELSWIITSFMLATALFMLPAGAWGDRKDNGKLFKLGVLIFTLASVVCYTAPSGNWLIAGRFLQGVGTAFTSTTGQAILVASFPVEKRGQVLGISVASVYGGLALGPLIGGILTLHTGWRSLFLISVILGVITIFISFIFLKSESNRAATTKKADRKGTFLFMTGLTALVYGSSQIPSLAGWGLMGGAVILLLLFWKFESNTEYPLLDTKLFSHNRLFTYSSLSALINYTSTFAIVFFLSLYLQKVHGLSPRDAGAIIISQPVVMAIFSPVMGKLSDKFQPRYFATTGMAICSSGLAMLAFIGPDTPLGVIIAILVWVGLGFALFSSPNMSTIMSSVDRKQYGQASGLAASMRVFGQIISMSIVTLIFSLMFGDLSVEAVPDTVFMSAMRWGFIIFALIGIPGVYFSYNRGNLKWR, encoded by the coding sequence ATGAACAAAATTCAAGTGCTTAAAAAAAGAGAAGGTCTATCAATTCTGCTGGTAGTGGCTGTAACATCATTTATGGGTACCTTTCTGGTATCATCGGTGAATATAGCCCTTCCAACCATTGAAAGGGACTTCTCTCTAAACGCCATTGAGCTGAGCTGGATAATTACCTCCTTCATGCTGGCTACAGCACTTTTTATGCTGCCTGCAGGAGCATGGGGCGACAGAAAAGACAATGGAAAACTATTTAAGCTGGGGGTCCTGATTTTTACGCTGGCGTCAGTCGTCTGTTACACGGCTCCAAGCGGGAACTGGCTTATTGCCGGGCGTTTTCTGCAGGGGGTGGGCACTGCATTTACCAGCACCACCGGACAGGCTATACTGGTGGCGTCATTCCCAGTTGAAAAAAGGGGACAGGTCCTCGGTATCTCGGTAGCATCGGTTTACGGAGGGCTTGCATTAGGACCGCTTATCGGGGGAATACTCACACTACACACCGGATGGAGATCACTCTTTCTCATCTCGGTAATACTTGGAGTTATTACTATCTTTATCTCGTTCATCTTCCTCAAGAGCGAATCTAATAGAGCCGCCACCACTAAAAAGGCAGACAGAAAAGGAACTTTCCTATTTATGACCGGGCTCACCGCGCTCGTTTACGGATCCTCCCAGATTCCCTCCCTGGCAGGGTGGGGATTAATGGGCGGGGCTGTGATACTTCTTCTCCTTTTCTGGAAATTTGAGAGCAATACAGAATACCCGCTTCTTGATACAAAACTTTTCTCACATAACCGGCTCTTCACATACTCCAGCCTATCGGCTCTGATAAACTATACATCAACATTCGCTATTGTTTTTTTCCTAAGCCTCTATCTCCAGAAGGTGCATGGGCTATCGCCGCGTGACGCCGGTGCAATAATAATTTCACAGCCGGTAGTAATGGCAATCTTCTCACCGGTAATGGGAAAATTATCCGATAAATTTCAACCGCGTTATTTCGCCACCACCGGCATGGCCATATGTTCATCGGGACTGGCAATGCTGGCTTTCATCGGTCCCGACACACCGCTGGGAGTAATTATTGCCATACTCGTATGGGTGGGACTTGGCTTTGCACTTTTCTCCTCACCCAACATGAGCACAATCATGAGTTCAGTAGACCGGAAACAATATGGGCAGGCATCCGGACTAGCTGCTTCTATGAGGGTTTTCGGCCAGATCATAAGTATGAGTATAGTCACACTTATCTTCTCTCTGATGTTTGGAGACCTATCTGTGGAAGCTGTCCCCGACACAGTTTTCATGTCGGCGATGCGATGGGGGTTTATTATTTTCGCGCTTATAGGAATACCTGGCGTATATTTCTCTTATAATCGCGGTAACTTGAAATGGAGGTAA